The segment CGCATTTGGCGCGTTCGTGACTGGATCGCTGTGCTTTATCGGGGCGTCCGTTTTGCACCGGCCCTTAATCCGGAGATGACTGAGCACCCTTGATTGCTTGGGCTCGCTGCTTTGTCTGTTATTCGTCTATCGCTCGGTTGCCAACGCTGCGTCAAAGCAAAAACGACCACGATTGCAACGATCCCGCGTATTGTGATCCGTCACCAAATTGTCTATTTTGCCATTTCGGACACTACGTTCAAACTACGACAACCACGATTGCTCACGCTCGTCCACCGTAAGCGGATAACCATGGCATGCACCGGAGCAAGTGTGTCGCCGCTCCGGTGGTTGGCTTCGCCATTTTACCACCTCCGCTACGTCACCCTTGCCCGGTGATGCTGGGCGTTCCCCAACTGAGATCGTCAGCGTGAACGAACAACGTCGTCCTGTTCGGGTCGCCGACCTTTTGTTGCTGTGTGCGTTTGTAGCGTTCGTGTTCGCATTCGTTGTTCCCGCGTATCGATTCGCCTTTGACGCAGATCAGAATGTTGCTTCGATCACAGATGGGTTGCTCGGTCCCATTTGTATTCTCGCGACGATTGGCGTCGTCGCGCTTCCGATTCTTCACATGGTGCTCGGACTGGGCCTGGTACGATCACGAGGATCGTTTGTGACACACACAATTGCGATTGCTATAGTCTTCAACGCCATTTCATCGGGCTTCGCGTCGGCAACCATCGGTCGCGCGTGTGCGATGCTAATTGCCGGGTGACGTGCATTTCACATCCATCATAAACCGCGAGAGCGGGGAACAATCCGATGCACCCGAGTCGCCGAGCCGGGCGTTTTGAAAATGGAAAATTGCTCGCGGCGACCGGGTGATCGGTACCGTTATCGCGGCGACGAATGCAGGACGTAGTGACGCCGATCTCAGTTGCACACCACGCCATCATTGATGCTCGCGAACGGCCGCTCGACGGTGCAACGATGACACAATGAAAACGTTCAACACCATGAACGTCAAACCAACCGACGATCAACACGATGGCGGACAAAACTGCGGCCGGTCGCTCGGCACACTCCGACGCTCGACCATTCAACATTCGTCGCGGTTATGCGAACGATGCCGATTACGTCTGATACAATCGTTTGATGGTCTTTATTGACATCGTACCTATCGCTTCCTCAGCTGTCGGTGCGCTCGTGAGCCTCGCTCAACGATTCTAAGTCGCTCGATTGAATCCACGAAAGTGTTCCCGATAACCATGCGATGATGACGGAGCGGTGGTGGAGACCAACTCGGCGTTCCAGTCACATCGCTCGCCACCGCCCGCATATCGCTACCGTTACGTCTAAGACCAAGAACATCTCAGACTCGCATGGAACCCTTTCACGATTTTGACTTGTCCGATTTTCGGGAGCCGGGCGAGTACGCCGATGAACAATACGTTGGCGAGCCTTTCACGGATGCGGACGTCGATCGAGTCGAACGTGAACTAGGGTTCAAGATTCCCGCGTCCTACGTTGCGCTGATGCGTACTCAGAATGGCGGAATATCGCGAAACTCCTGCTATCGCATGTCCGAACCAACTTCATGGGCTGAAGACCACGTTGCGATTGAAGGGATTCATGGCATTGGAAGCGAAAAAGATTGTTCCCTCTGTGGTGTGACGGGCAGCAAATTCTGGATGGAAGAATGGGGCTATCCGGCTATCGGAATCTACTTTGGCGATTGCCCTTCCGCTGGTCACGATATGATCTGTCTGGATTACCGAGAATGCGGACCTGATGGTGAACCGAGTGTCGTTCACGTGGACCAGGAATCTGACTACAGAATCACATTCGGCGCAAAAGACTTCGAGACGTTCATTCGTGGGCTTGAACCGGAAGAAGTGTTCGACGAAGAGACGTAACCATGGCATGAACGCGGAGCCGCCGACATCGCGTTTTCAAATGGAGCATCAACCGCGGCGGCCCGGTTATGCCAGACGTTCCCCGGCAGACGATCGATACACCGCAGGAACCGAATTGATTCATTGAGCAAACTATGCCCACGTACATGAAGATCACAACTGCCGCACTCGTCCTGTCGGGCGTTGCCTATGCGGGATGGACACTTCTGAATCTGTACTGGCTAACGCACGAACCTCTTGCCTTGGCCATTGCCGTCGTCGTGTCAACTGGATCACTCGTTATTCCGGCGTACACTGAATATAGGGCGATCCGATGCAACGATAGGACCGCAACGATTCTGTGCATAATCGGTTGGGGACTTCTGGCGTTCGTCTCATTTCTGCAACTCATCGCCATTCTTGGCATCGCCCAGAACTCTATGGCGGCGCTCGTTGCGCTGATCACACTTGCATCCCTTTCTTTTACAGGCTCGCACGTTTGTTGGTTGTTTGCGTGCAATACACGGCCTCCTCGAGCATCCTCATCGGGCGGGGAACCATCCCGTGCACCGGAGCCGGGCTTGTGTGCTGTCACGAATGGACAATCAACTTTCCCGGCCCGGTGACGGGGACCGTTCCCCGGCGGCAGCATCGACGCAGATGAAACGTTCAAGTGCACGATTTACGATTGTTAGCTTACTCGCGTTCGTTGCTCTCTGCGCGGTCTTCTTCGCCGTCGCCGCTGCTCGTCCCTCACGCACAATTCGGATGACCGCTCACGCTAACGGCAGCTTTACTTTCGAGACGCAACCATGTTCGGTAGTTGATCTTGAGCCGCTGATCTCAGACGCCGTATCTATGCGAAGGCGTTGGTTCCTCGAACCGCGGACACTCATTCAGGTCGAATCGGAAGTAGAGTTTGCACGCGTACCGGAGGTGATGCATGTCGTAGCGTCAGCAGGGTGCGAAGAGATTCAGCTTGCATTGCCTCCTGAGCTTTCCAGTAAACTATCAATGCCGAGGCGCACATCGGATCCCTGGCAGGACTGAGAACTCGGGGAACCATCGGATGCACGTGAGTCGCCGAGTCAAGTCGATAGAAGTGGTGAGTCGTTCGCGGCGACCACGTGATCCGTATCGTTCCCCGACTGAATTGACGACGTGAAATTTTGCCTTAGTCCAAAATCGGGTGCGTCCCCAATTCCGTACGCCGAACTGATCGATCGTCTTCAATCCGAATTCAACGAACGAATGTCAGTGTCCGACATCAGCGAGCCAGACGTTGAGGGGATGGTGGCTGAACTCATTGAATTGGACGCACCACGACAGATGATTGATGATGCTCGATCTGGCGTCATCTTGCGCGTTTCGATCTACGATTTTGATTTTTCGGATGACTACGTTACGTTTGACATCACTCCCGCGATGTATTCGTTGATCGGGCACTATCCGGATGGGGATACGGGCACGATACTCGGATTACTGGATCGTTGCTCAAGAGTGCTTGACTATTCGCTTGCAATTGAGACGTGAAACCAGAAAGCGGTGAACAATCGCGTGCACCGGAGTACGCGAGTCGGGCGGTTTTGAAATTGAGAATTTTTCGCGCGTACCCGGTGACGCGTGACGTTCTGACAACAAACCTGCATCCATGATCTACGAACAATGGCAGAACGAGCTGTTTGGTCTTCCGCCCGAAGCCGATCCAGTGATGCACGAACATTCGGAGGACTTTTACGCTGTGCCACCTGATGTCGCGTTCGATTACGTTGATCGGGTACTTCGGGACCTGGATGTCCACTCACGGTTTTCAAAGGACCAACTAGGCAAGGGCATCAATACGATCTACTCAAATTGCTGCAGCGACCTGCCGTTTCTATACACCACCGAGTGCGACGAGATCCGAAGAATCAAAGGGATAAATAATCTCACGAACCTCTACCGAAACTTCTTTGACAGGCACTGCACCTCGGGTGTGACAGGTATTGGCAACGAGCAAAGCGACGGCCCAATGGGCTTCATTTGCTACATGCTTTGGGACGTTTTCGTGCTTTATCCCGGTAACGCAACGCCGGCGATGATCGACGCAGCGATTAATGTGATGCACTCAGCGCTTGCATCTTCCAACGACAATAGTCTCGTTTCTGCGATTCACGGCCTCGGCCACTGGGCATTTTATGTTCCTGAAGCCAAAACCACGCTGAAACATTGGCTCCAGAGGCCGACGACTGGTAACCCCGTTGTACTTGAATACGCTCGCACCGCGATCACCGGCATGATTCTATAGTGCAGAACCATGCGATGCACACCGAGCCGCCGAGTAGTGTTTTCACAAGTGGTTGATTGCTCGCGGCGGCCGGGTGATCGCTGCCGTTATGCGTGGGACAGAAGCTCAAATCCATACTCGCGATCAGTGCTCACTGCCGACCCGACCAATGCTGGATGCCGGAACGATCTCGTGCTCCGAAATGCCGCGTGAAGTTCATGCTCGCGTTTGCGCTTGTTCCGTGCCCAACCAAAGCTCCACGCCACATCCATTGATCGTCGACGCTGAACCGACAGACACTCGATTGCTCGTGATCTCACCAGTTCTTATCGAAATGAATCGCTCGGCTGACAATCGATCACCTACTCCACTCTGTGCTTGTGATTGCGTTCGGCTGCCGCGGAAATGCATAACCATGCCGTGCACACGGAGCGGTGGTGGAGAGTTGGTACACTTTCCAATCACATCTTTCGCCACCGCCCGGTGACGGCTGCCGTT is part of the Rhodopirellula halodulae genome and harbors:
- a CDS encoding SMI1/KNR4 family protein codes for the protein MEPFHDFDLSDFREPGEYADEQYVGEPFTDADVDRVERELGFKIPASYVALMRTQNGGISRNSCYRMSEPTSWAEDHVAIEGIHGIGSEKDCSLCGVTGSKFWMEEWGYPAIGIYFGDCPSAGHDMICLDYRECGPDGEPSVVHVDQESDYRITFGAKDFETFIRGLEPEEVFDEET